In Lolium perenne isolate Kyuss_39 chromosome 5, Kyuss_2.0, whole genome shotgun sequence, the sequence TCCATCTACCGCACACTGACACCTCGCATGCCGGCATCTTGAGTCATGCCTCCCAGACCTCCCCCAATAGCACTATTGACGAAAAAAAAGCGTCAGTATATCCGGCTCGGCTCGATAATTCATCAGATACTTCGAGATCGACCCGAACCAAAGTGTGCTGCTTGGGAGCGTCAGGCACATACATCAACTGGGTGGGCTAGCCTTGGCAATAGCACGTCGGAAACCACATTTTACTTTCCCTTTCCTTTCCTTCCCTCCCATTTCATTTCTCTCGCCAGCCACACCCACTCCCTATTCCTGTCCATTGCAAGCACCGTCGCTGTCCTACCACATTCACGGGCATTGTGTTTTGTTTGTGCATAGCATGATCGTAAGCTTTATGTAGAACTTGCATTTGTGCGTGTAGATGTATAGCGACGTCCTGCTTCATGAGATTATCCATGATGCGACCGAGTTGTGACATCCTGGCCTAGGGCTTAATATGATTGATAGGATACTCATACCAACGTAAAATTTGCAACTTCTTTTCCGGAATCTCATCAGCAAAGAACTCcgaggttaagcgtgcttggcccggagtaatttgaggatgggtgaccgaccgggaagtcCTTCCCGGGGTTCGCACGAGTGAGGACAAAGTGCGCAGGAAAGACATGCGTTGATCTGTGTTGCTAGTCTAGGGATCCTAGAGAGCTGCCACGGGTAACAAGCCCGGCCAAGGGGGGGTGGTGGTGGTTGGGGTGTTACACGATTCTGGTGGCACCACACAAAATGAAGAAGAAAACGAGGAGGAGGGGGATGGATagaagaagatgaggaggaacccaGAGTAACTACCGACGGGGAAGATAGACGGAGGAACCTGAGGGCCGAAGTGGAGGACAAAGAAGGACGAGTGCTTGTGTGATGACTCTTAGAAGGCCATGAGTCTAGACCCCATCATTGGTTTCAGTCAAACTAGGGGCGCCTACTGGAAGAGGATAAAATCCAAATATGATGAACGCAAGTTGACCAACTAAGAGTACACCAAAAATGCACCAAAACAAAATGCTATATCAATAGGTGGAGTATCATACAATTGGTGGTCAACAAATTCCATGGCTTTCTTGAGAATATTGGCGCTAAAAAACAAAGTGGCAATCCCATGGAAGATCAAGTATGAGTTCTCAACTTGTTTGATTTTGCATACTACACCTCGGCTATGTATGTATTGATGTGTGTCTATTTTGCTTAGTTGATGGATGCTCTAGACATGTTTCGAGTGGACGACAAGGACAAGGACTTCAACTTGATGCATTCCTTCAAGAAACTCTAAACTTGCAGGAAACGGAAGCTCTTCCTGAGGACACACAACAAGAAGGGCGGCAACGAGAGCATCAAATAAGAGCCCTCCTCGGTGGCATCGGTGGGACGCCCCATTGGgaacaagaaggccaaggcagTCGTTgtcacaacgacatcatccaataGGGTGCAATCACCGATTGACAAGTGCCTCCTTGAGGTCACATCGAGCAAGTCCTTGAAATATGAAGAGAGTGATACAAAGTGGGCGGTCTTGATGGAGAAGCAAGACATCAAGATGGAGCTCGAGAAAGAAACAGTTGctgtgaaaagaaagaaaaaacctTCATGATTTTGATGGCTGATATGTCGAACATggatctggaggtgaaggagaTTCATATGAAGCAACGGGTCATCTTCTTGCAATGAAGGAGGGCACCTGCAGCAACACATCGCCAATGCTGGCGACATAAGAGCCGGCACCAACGGTGGAGGAGCCATCTTACATGTTATGCATGCGATGTTTTTAATATGTGTGGCCGAATTTGGCGCATTTTGATGGCCGGGATTTGAAATATATGATCCGAGATTATTTATGTTTTGATTTGCAATATTTTtaattcataaaaatagatcaaaCACTATATTAAAAGGACTGCATTAGGAACGCGGCTAAGAACAGACATACCATGTACTTGGCTACTAGTGCCGGTGCTCGGCGCTATCACTGGACCCACACCATGTACTTGGCTACTAGTGCCGGCGCTGTCGCCGAACCTGCATAGGAGGCACGGCTGAGATGCTAAGTACAATAAGATACAGTCAACTGactataagagataaaatattatgtttagttggaggagagagaaaggaAGTTGACTCTTATCTaacagccagctctagcacgtgctcccagGCACTATGTTAGACTAAAAGGTGGACCATGTATTGTAAAAGTATTATACTTTTATAGCTTACTATTGTACATAAATGATGTGATAAATTGTTATAACCGGCTACCTTGCTCTAACCATCATATGCAAGTGGATCGTTCTCTGCTCCACCGACAGGAGATCTTGCGTTGCTGTACGCAAAAGTAATATCATCGCTCATCGGTCGCACCTCACGGCAGCGGTTTCCCCGTGAGAGAGTAGGTGAGGCTTCGGCGTTCATCGACCGGTCGCACGTCATATTTTTCATACTGCAGCGCACACATGAGGTCGGATAGCTGAGGGAGCTTTTGACAAAAAAATTAGGTGTGTAGTGCAGAAGCATCGAGACAAGATCAGCTACTAGTAAATTGATGACAATAGAACATGCAGTAACTGCTACTGTCGGTAAATCAATGTGAAGTTGACCTAGAACGTGATTATTTGTTTGTATGTGCTTGTGTTTGCTGGTGGCTTCATGCCCGCTCCATTAGGAGACTGAACACATGTCGAAAGAGATTAGAGAATTATTAGAGTCAAATGGGGGACGGAATAAGATACAGCCAAGCAGAAGATTTGAGACATTTCACATCGATGGAACAGATTCTGCACACACATGAAAATAGGGTGGCATGTGAGGAGAACAAGGAGCCATGCTCAGTGCACATGGAAGCCAATTTCTATGGTTCGTACACACAATTGCATATATAGAAGGCAACCAATAAGACCCAAATTTGAAATCAGCTCCCTGCTAAGAGTCCTTCAGTTAAGCACAACTCATCTCTTTTGAAATCAGCTCCTTGCTAAAACGGGAGGCCTTCAAGGAGGAGATTGTCGATGGTCGTACACCTTGAAGGATGCGGTAGACTAGGATCGAAAGGAGAGGCGTTATTCTCACTAAGGACAACCTTGTAAAGCGGAAATGGCaggaaagtaaaaaaaaaagcaTGTCTTTTGTCACGAGGATGAGACAATAAAACACTTATTTTTCCAATGCTATTTCGCAAAATCAACATGATCAATCATCCAAATAGGCTTTACCTTATACATGCCACGTTGCATTGCTAATATTTTCGGCAATTGGCTACTTGGGGTGGATCATAGGTTTAAAATACTAATTAGGTGGGAGCACTTGCCGTTATTTGGTCACTTTGACTATTTAGAAATGATAAGGTTTATAATGATGAAAATTCGTCTTCTATGCAGGTTATCTACCGGTGCACCACTTGGCTTCGTTCATGGTCGTCTCTTTTGCATATGGAGAACCACAATTTCTTTACGGAAGTGTCTACACAGTTGAAGTACACGGCGAAAAACTTTattacccaacatgggtggcatcATAATCTCAAAATTCAACCTCCACCGCCTTAGGAGCCGATATAGTTTCATTTTTATTTCATGTATGGTGTCATGTTTTGTACTCGCACTTTGGTTCTCGAATGGCTATGTGCATCCTAACTATGCATAGGTCGGGTGTAATGCTCAAATCTTTCAAGTGATAAaatttcctttatcgaaaaaggcTCGGAAAGCGAGGGTGGACCTGGACTCAACAAAGCCAAGACCGCCCACCTGATGAGGAGAAGACCATCCTGGAGGGCGAGTGGGGTATGGCCAAAGTTGTTGTAAGAGTAAGTCATCTTCTCCCCGCCGAGTGAATCTCTTGGTTGATGGAGATGGCCAGCGGCTAGAGTTGGTGTTGATTGTATAGCCGGAATCTGTATCCCTCTCCTTTCCTTTGATCCGAGGGCTGATGGGGGACAACTCAAGAGAGAGGTGAGGATTAGAGATAGGGGTGGAGGGGGCAAAAGAGTGGTGggagagaggaaggagaagagtgcGTTCTTAACCCTATGGCGCGTATGTGCTTGTATCTCtggcttcccccccccccccccctctttttTGGTAATTCTTTTTGGGATGTGATGGTTGTAATCCTAGCCGCTTGTTGGGTTCGTTAATTTAAAGCTGGATTTGTTTCAGCCCTTCCATCTAACCCTATAGCTTCTTGTAGGAGTATCCAACAACTAATGTTATGCCATTTATCAACAAACCATTAATTCGTACATCACATTTCTTTTATTTTGAGAATCCTACAAACGAAAGAGGCTCTCCAGTGTAACACACAAACACGAAGAGCCTGGTTACGGGCTGAGGTGGAATCACACAGTTTGTTTACAGCTCGAAAATCACGCAAGGAAAAAACAAACGAATCAACCTGCTGCTCCCACGTCCGTAAAATATTTTCGTAAGATTCATACCGTAGGTCTAGCTTTTCCGCAAACACGAATGGTAGTGAGAAGTCTTTTTCAGAATTCATCCATCCATCGATTTATGAGTAATGGTCATGATTATGAGAGTAATATGACGTATATAATCCAATTCATTTCTAATACCATGCCTACTATGTCCAAAAGAATGACTCCATGAACCAACTCAAAATCAAATTTTCAAGCGCTTACAAATGCCAACCCTTGATCTTTTTTCTCATCACCACATGAGCATCAAGCAACCTGCCACGGTAGCAAGCAGCCCACTGACACCGACGCGGTACGCTTCGCTCGTCGAGTCGGCCTTGGCGTTTCCTCCCGCTTTACCACCGCCGGGGCTGGGTGCCAGATCGGACGCCCCGGACTGTGGTgcgggcgccggcgccggcgccagcGGCGGGTCCTTGCTGAAGAGCTGCATGGGCAGGAGAACCTTGTCGATGGAGTAGAGGGCGACGGGTTCGGTGGCGTAGACGCTGCTGGAGATCTTGGGCTTGGACCACATGGACTGGACGGAGATGCTGCCCATGTCATCAGTGAGGTTGAGCGTGTAGGGCGATCCGGCGAACGTGTTCACCGGGTTGAGCGCGCTGAGGTTCCTGAACGTGGACAGCGGGTAGTAGTATGGGAAGGCGTGGTAGAGGAGCAGCTGCTTGAGCTGATCGCTGGTGAGGTTGGAGAAGGTGGACTTCTTGAGCGCAGAGAACGCAGAGTCCTTGGGGACGAAGATGGTGATGCCCTCGTCGGTGTTATTGGCTTGACTCTGGAAGGTCTCGATCACGTTCGTCTTCTGCAGGTAGCTGAGGAAGGTGTGGAACGGGCCGGCCACGTTTAGGAGCGCCGCCAGGTCCACGTAGTGTGGCgctggcgccggcgccggcgaggtGCTGGGGGGAAGCGACACGGATGGGCTCTTCTGAGCCAATGCCGGGGAGCAAAGGAGGACGGCCAGCACGGCGGTGGTAAGAATGGCTGCTTTGAACTCCATCACCATCATGGCCGTGTGCTTGCCTTGCCTGCTTTGTCTTCTTCCCTGATCCAATCCCCTGAGATCACGCAGAGAGTTTCAGAAGATTACTTTATGGTAGATTGATCATCCATATGTTGCTTCCTGATACCAAGAAGAAGAAAAATGGCAAGATCTACCATCCATTTCAGTGTACGCTTCAGCATTCAGATCAAGAATTTTTACACTTGGTGATTGATCCAGTCACTATCTCTGATAAGGaaaatacacacacacacacaacacacAAATAAATCATTTCAGACTCCAGGATCACTAGATCTAGTGTTGGTGCAGCATTATAGTAAAGTTTAAGTGTTACCTACCAAATCATGATACTAAATAAAGTAGTTGCTTGAACAAAAAGAAAGCCATGTAGATCTTAACACAAGGACAAAACGGCAAGAACCAACTACCAAAGTGAACACTTTTCTGCCTACACCAAGTGTCACGCAATCTCTGCTTCGACTATAAGAGAAAATAACTTTTTTTTTCCAAACGACCCACCGGGGGGGATCGAATTTCATCACCAGAAGAGATAATGAAATACATCAGAGTTCCAAGTATCAAAACATGAAGATTAAACTGAACGGACAACGCCGCCTACTGCTAAGAGAAAATAATGTCACCGTGTTCGACATAGACAGAACTCTCATGGCCCAGAGACCAGAAGCTATGGAGAAATTACACAAACATCAAGTACATTGAAGACCACGTAGCTCCTAGCTGACTAACGAAATGCAATGGATTTTCACCAGACGAGATCATGCAGAACTTTCAAATTGCATAGTCAATTAATCATATCGCATTAtaaatgcagaggagaactggAGAGGGAACAAACCTGAGCAGGGCAGGGAAGGTGAACACGAAGGAAGAGAAGAGGCTGGGTAGCAATTGGCAAGGGTGCTGTTGAGAAGAGGTGACGCTATATAAAAGGTTGGTGTTTGTGCAGGGAGGTGGAGGAGGCTAAATAATTCATTAGGTTCATATGGTATGGGTGGCAGCTGTTGCGTTGCGGGCTAGTTGGTGCGGAACGGAAGC encodes:
- the LOC127302052 gene encoding fasciclin-like arabinogalactan protein 7; the encoded protein is MMVMEFKAAILTTAVLAVLLCSPALAQKSPSVSLPPSTSPAPAPAPHYVDLAALLNVAGPFHTFLSYLQKTNVIETFQSQANNTDEGITIFVPKDSAFSALKKSTFSNLTSDQLKQLLLYHAFPYYYPLSTFRNLSALNPVNTFAGSPYTLNLTDDMGSISVQSMWSKPKISSSVYATEPVALYSIDKVLLPMQLFSKDPPLAPAPAPAPQSGASDLAPSPGGGKAGGNAKADSTSEAYRVGVSGLLATVAGCLMLMW